The following proteins come from a genomic window of Miscanthus floridulus cultivar M001 chromosome 2, ASM1932011v1, whole genome shotgun sequence:
- the LOC136540225 gene encoding uncharacterized protein: MVSKAPYRPPNANVRYRPPQKKNQAKTGFRKGYTISLPKNTSGQSSSNVPPSNRPCWNCNQPGHWANRCPHPPKNAQGNVRQGRVHYTTVEEIPAGEVVTAGVPEGVTLLEFEELNEQQQPTPEVQEEQPSGEVPDEVAVECPDHRPCNFVKDDQFYFGCCKYCLLPAGDED, from the exons atggtatctaaggccccgtaccgtccgcccaatgctaatgtccggtaccgcccaccgcagaagaagaaccaagctaaaaccggtttccgcaaggggtataccatttccttgccgaagaatacatctgggcagagtagctccaatgttccaccatcaaacaggccatgctggaactgtaaccaacctggtcattgggcaaacagatgtccccatcctcccaagaatgctcaaggaaacgtccgtcaggggcgtgttcactatactacagtggaggaaattcctgctggtgaagtggtcaccgctg gtgtaccggaaggagtgaccctgctggaattcgaggaactgaacgagcagcagcagccgacaccggaagttcaggaggagcagccttcaggagaagtgccagacgaggtcgccgttgagtgccctgaccaccgtccttgcaactttgtgaaag atgaccagttctactttggttgctgcaagtactgccttctccctgctggggatgaagactag